Proteins encoded together in one Streptomyces sp. TLI_171 window:
- a CDS encoding AAA family ATPase, translated as MRLLTGEAGIGKTRLAAEAARRASADGTAVLWGSGQDAEDHTPYGVFAAALDGWLAELDPAERARTSAEYPELAAVLPSLGQVPAGTARSPEEERDRLFQAGAALLGDLAATRPVLVVLDDLHAADTGSYQLLGHLARRAHDRRTPLRFLATYREEELTDGDARRLALAAMIRRQLAVREELGRLGEAAVLAAVRDATGRPPGPEVWELSLGNPLFALELARGGEPGGDPAHPPAGVRDLVGERLVRLDPHARRVVEALSVAGGEAALAELLDVAEHGLHPPVTGAAAADAVEHAIAAALIEERPVVTAGRTEAGLAFRHPLVRLTCYDGLSAVRRRQLHTSYALAVQRRRPDAVDSLASHFTRADDPRAAEYLRRAAERAAALYANDTADRYYRDLVARLDIDAARARLAHSQVLRRMGEPGRAAETLRAALAEFTARGELDDTVTAAAHLAETLARTGEHEQASAVLEAHPPQAASGPEARALYHLARSVLLMLGGRHEEGHRAARRAQDPAECVPGPTGQLLQARSYAMQAVNLGLAGRFGEARQAGDRALAPAQAYGDPVLLGSVLSTLRENARRHGRLHDAVRFGRQALHHAQQSSNPAATAFEQLNLAELHLLLEEFDTAAVFAEAAVASADWEDAWPLPYALTAHARVLLRTGRVDRVAGLLDRAREAADRSADRQAQHEVLRARAELALRTGEPELTAHHAPDLVARALLAAGRPAEAAAVAAAEAARAAASGERLAEAEALLAHAAALRALGDTAAAATALTQAESLCRALPYPAGLTTARSLRAAQES; from the coding sequence GTGCGCCTGCTTACCGGCGAAGCCGGCATCGGCAAGACCCGCCTCGCCGCCGAAGCCGCCCGCCGCGCGTCCGCCGACGGCACCGCCGTCCTGTGGGGCAGCGGACAGGACGCCGAGGACCACACCCCGTACGGAGTCTTCGCCGCCGCCCTCGACGGCTGGCTCGCCGAACTCGACCCCGCCGAACGCGCCAGGACCAGTGCCGAGTACCCAGAACTCGCCGCCGTCCTGCCCTCGCTGGGCCAGGTGCCGGCCGGCACCGCCCGTAGCCCGGAGGAGGAACGCGACCGCCTCTTCCAAGCCGGCGCCGCCCTGCTCGGCGACCTCGCCGCCACCCGTCCCGTCCTGGTCGTCCTCGACGACCTGCACGCCGCCGACACCGGCTCCTACCAGCTCCTCGGCCACCTCGCCCGGCGCGCCCACGACCGCCGCACCCCGCTGCGCTTCCTCGCCACCTACCGGGAGGAGGAACTGACCGACGGGGATGCCCGCCGCCTCGCCCTCGCCGCGATGATCCGCCGGCAACTGGCGGTGCGCGAGGAGCTGGGACGGCTCGGCGAAGCCGCCGTGCTGGCCGCCGTCCGCGACGCCACCGGCCGCCCGCCCGGGCCCGAGGTGTGGGAACTCTCCCTCGGCAATCCGCTGTTCGCCCTCGAACTCGCCCGCGGCGGCGAGCCGGGCGGTGACCCCGCCCACCCGCCCGCCGGCGTCCGCGACCTGGTCGGCGAACGGCTCGTCCGGCTCGACCCGCACGCCCGCCGCGTCGTCGAAGCGCTCTCGGTGGCCGGGGGCGAGGCCGCCCTCGCCGAACTCCTCGACGTCGCCGAACACGGCCTGCACCCGCCCGTCACCGGCGCCGCCGCCGCCGACGCCGTCGAACACGCCATCGCCGCCGCCCTCATCGAAGAACGCCCGGTCGTCACCGCCGGACGCACCGAAGCCGGACTCGCCTTCCGCCACCCCCTCGTCCGGCTCACCTGCTACGACGGCTTGTCCGCCGTCCGCCGCCGCCAACTGCACACTTCCTACGCCCTGGCCGTCCAACGCCGCCGCCCCGACGCCGTCGACAGCCTCGCCTCCCACTTCACCCGCGCCGACGACCCACGCGCCGCCGAATACCTGCGTCGCGCCGCCGAACGCGCCGCCGCGCTCTACGCCAACGACACCGCCGACCGCTACTACCGCGACCTGGTCGCCCGCCTCGACATCGACGCCGCCCGCGCCCGCCTCGCCCACAGCCAGGTCCTGCGCCGGATGGGCGAACCCGGCCGGGCCGCCGAGACCCTGCGCGCCGCACTGGCCGAGTTCACCGCCCGTGGAGAGCTCGACGACACCGTCACCGCCGCCGCCCACCTGGCCGAAACCCTTGCCCGGACCGGCGAGCACGAGCAGGCGTCCGCCGTCCTGGAGGCTCACCCGCCGCAGGCGGCATCCGGCCCGGAGGCCCGTGCGCTGTACCACCTCGCCCGCTCCGTCCTCCTCATGCTCGGCGGCCGCCACGAGGAGGGCCACCGAGCCGCCCGACGTGCCCAGGACCCCGCCGAATGCGTCCCCGGCCCCACCGGCCAGCTCCTGCAAGCCCGTTCGTACGCCATGCAAGCCGTGAACCTCGGCCTGGCCGGACGCTTCGGCGAGGCCCGGCAGGCCGGCGACCGGGCCCTCGCCCCTGCCCAGGCGTACGGCGACCCCGTCCTGCTCGGCTCGGTGCTCTCCACACTCCGCGAGAACGCCCGCCGGCACGGCCGCCTGCACGACGCCGTCCGCTTCGGCCGCCAGGCCCTCCATCACGCCCAGCAGTCCAGCAACCCCGCCGCCACAGCCTTCGAACAGCTCAACCTCGCCGAACTCCACCTCCTGCTGGAGGAGTTCGACACCGCGGCGGTGTTCGCCGAGGCCGCCGTGGCGAGCGCGGACTGGGAGGACGCGTGGCCGCTGCCGTACGCCCTGACCGCCCACGCCCGGGTCCTGCTGCGCACCGGCCGGGTCGACCGCGTCGCCGGACTCCTCGACCGGGCCAGGGAAGCTGCCGACCGCTCCGCCGACCGCCAGGCCCAGCACGAAGTGCTACGCGCCCGCGCCGAACTGGCTCTGCGCACCGGCGAACCCGAGCTGACCGCCCATCACGCACCGGATCTGGTCGCGCGCGCCCTGCTGGCCGCCGGGCGCCCCGCCGAGGCCGCAGCGGTCGCCGCCGCGGAGGCCGCCCGGG